A window of Chlorobium phaeobacteroides DSM 266 genomic DNA:
GTAACCCCCAAGACTGTTCCTGCTTATGTACTCTCTCATCTCGTGTTCAAGATCTCCGACGCCATAAATGGCAAGATGAAAGGGAATACCGGCATCCCGCAACATCAGGGCAAGCCGCACCAGATGATCCGCTCCTTTCATAAGAATCAGACGACCGGAAAAAGCAAGATGAAGAGGGTTTGCTTCAGAGAGAGTGGCGACTCTTTTTTTCAGATCGCCATCACTGATATTGTTTCTTTTATCGACGCGTGTATCGAAATACAACAAGTTGTTTTTAATTTTGCTGTACTCATAATATGCAGGCGTGCCGTTTGACTGAAGACCATCAGAAAGCCTGAAGGCGGCAATCCGTTTTTTTTCATTAAACCAGATGTAAAAATATCTGCGCAAACGTATGAACGGATTTTTTGTGCTCAATGAAGCTATCTGATATCTGGTCTCGGGTATATACTCGATAACATAGACACATTTGCTCCCTGTCTTTGTGCACAGAGCGCTGATATGCAGTTGATCATGGGCATCACCTGATGCAAGAACAAGAGCGGCTCCCCTTATGTGATCTTCTGTAACCAGTTCGCCGGACGCTAATGTCATGCATGAAAATGGCAGCTCGCTCCGTTTTATACTGACAATGCCAAAATCAGGCAACCCCGCACTACTCGTCTGCATGAGGCACGTTATCTGTCCATCCCACTTACGGGTGTAGAACAGTATTCCATCATAAAACTTGCGGTCAAAAACCAGATTATCTTCATTTTCCCAGACAGGAACAGATGGAATAATGATTAAATGCGGGCTTTGCACTTGCAACTCCTTCTTTTAAGGTACCGTCGTACTGAAATAAAATCACCATGCATTCAAAACAAACCCGAGCCCGCTGTACCGAGAACCCGCACGTTCCGAAACGATCCAGCATACCGTGTACTGCCGTTTAAAAAGCATGAAGAGAAACCATCACTCCAGGTTCTTTTTTTTTGCTCTCTTCATATTCGTGCACTTGTCAGCTTGTTTTTAATCCCCGCTGCTGTTGACAAATCCCTCCTGACCCCACATTTGTTTTCGAAGCTCCTGCATCACGCCGAACGATTCCAGATTGGTCGTACCAAGATTAAGCATCTGCAGGGAGGGAAGAATTTTTTCAAGAGCATAGTTGAATTTTGCTATACCTGTCGGGCTGATATAAACAATATCATTAGCCATCAGTGAGAAATTCTGGCTGAAATCACCATGTTGAAGCAGATTTTTCAGATCGACCATAATAACATCACCTTTTACATTCTGCTGTCTGATAACAAATACTTTTTCCGGGTTGGCATGTTTGCTCATTCCGCCGGCAACCATAACCGCCTTGAGAACCGTCATGCCGTTTTTCAGCTGAAACGCACCAGGCGTGACAACTTCGCCTAAAACATAAACAAGTTCATCCGATGCTTCGGGTATATATATGACATCATTATTCCTGATTGGAGAGTTAAGAGCCATATTGCCGTTTTTCAGCAGATCCTGCAGATCGATCCAGATCACCGTATCATTCCCCCTGATAATCGCACACTTTGTCAGGGAGGTCTCCTTGCTCTGGTCGGGAATTCCACCGGCAAGCGCAAGCGCTTCGAGCAGCGTTCCCTTACCAGGAAAATTGACGACACCCGGCTTGCTCACCCTCCCAAGAACAAAGGCCTTGTTGTTGTGAAACTCCTGTATGCGTACGGTCACCTCCGGCTTCACATAGAGCACTTCGAGCTTTCTGGTAATCATTCCCCGCACCTCCTCCTGAGTGCGGTTCAAAACACTCATGCTTCCGATTCTCGGCACTGCAATAAATCCGTCCGGTGATACGATTATACCTTCCTGAGAGAGCTCCGGTCTGCGCCAGACCTGAATGCTGACCAGATCACCCGGACCAAGTCGATACTGATAATACCCCCTCGGGGTCAATGCCTCAATTTTATCAGGAGTTGCGAAATCCTGTATTTTCTTTGGGAGCTCGGCTCTCAACTCCTTTTCAGGCGACGCAGAAGTTCTTGTCGGGACAGGCGATATACCGCTGCATGCGCTCAGAAAAAGAAAAAAAGAGAGCAATAAAAGAACTGCCCCATGTTGAGCAATACCATAACTGCACCTTCTGCAAAGAGAAACGTGAGCAGTCAGTAAAAAAACGTCTGTTTTACGATACATGCCTTGACCATGAACACGTTATCCGATCCCTGTCTATCATGACACCTCTGTTAAGCTGTTACGTGCGCAGATTTCCCCGGGTTGGCTGTACTCAAAATTCTCACATTCCGGTTTATGAAATGCACAACTCTTGAGAGCGGCTTCCAGTAGTACAACAAAAAACATGCCGACTGAAAGATAACAATAACTCTTTTTATCATAACAATTTGTGAAATTATCACCTGTAATCGACAGCTATCATAAAGGAAGATGCGCAGCAATGCTCTCTCATGTTGAGAGTGATCGGAATACACCGCAACAGAATCATGAGCCATGATTTTTTTTCGGAATGATTCTGGCAGGAATACCCACCGCAAGAGAGTTGTCGGGCACCGATACAAGAACCACCGCATTTGCTCCGATATCAACATTATTGCCGATAGTGATATTTCCCAGAATTTTCGCCCCTGCTCCGATACTGACATTGCTGCCTATGGATGGAGCCGCTTTTTCTTCAATATTTTTCAGCCCTACGGTTACCCCGTTACGAACAATGCAGTTATCTCCAAACCGCGCGTAACCGCTGATAATGATGTCGCCAAAATGATCAATCCTGAAATTTGCCCCGACAGGAACCTCGCAAGGCAGTTCGATACCGGTAAGCACCTCGACAATTTTTTCAAAGAATTTATAGAGCAGCGAAAACGGCTTTCGGATCATTCCGCTCCTGATGGTATAGCGCCATCGTCCAAAACGATAGACAATCATAACCCAGAACCCCTGACTGCTCCATCTGCCTTCATAGGTTGCAAGATCAGCTCTTATATTGCCGAACAGATTCATGACTGGTTACCAGGGAGTTGGAGGTGAAACACGTCCGAATTTTGTATCCTTGAGAGACTGTACAATCTGCTGCATGACCGAAGCCGCTGCTGAACGTTTTTTTTCAGCCTCGCCGGCAGGAAAAACAAGGTTTTTCATATAACGGGCTGCATGCCAGCACCATTCAACGCCAGCATTGGCGACTACCCCCGACAGCCCTTTGTTTTTTCGATAATACAGCCACTCGCTACGCATTCTGAAAGCAAGCACCTGAGATGCCTTGGAGTCAAATGTTTTGTCTTTTCTTGTTTTACTGCTGGCGCCTCCGATATGCATCACGCTTGCATCGGGAATGAAAAAGATTTTCCAGCCAGCCTTTTTCGCTCTCAGGCAGAGATCGGTCTCCTCGTAATAGATATAAAACCGCTCATCAAACACTCCTATTGCATCAAGCATCTCCTTGCGCACAATGGTAAACGTACCAGGCACCCAGTCAACCTCCATGGCTTCATCATGAGCAAAACCGCCAAACTCATGGCGATTGAGCAGTGGTGACGAGGAGTATTTTCCGCTGAGACCCGAAAGCGTCAGCAGCTTGGATAGTGCCGAAGGAAAACGCCTGGCAGAGGGCTCAAGCCTTCCTTCAGGTGAAATGATTTTACCGCCGGAAAGCCCGCACCGGGGCGTTCTATCCATGAAAGCGATACAGTGCTCAACAGATAACGGCTTGATATAGGCATCCGGATTCAGAAGAATGATATAGCGGCCTCTGGCAAGAAAAAATGCCTGATTATTAGCCGCGGCAAATCCAAGATTCTGACTGTTTGCTATCAAAATCACAGAAGGAAACTCACTCTTTACCATTGCGGCAGAAGCGTCATGAGAGTTGTTGTCTACGACAAACACCTCCATATCAATGCCCTTGGTGTGCTCAAACAGGGCATGCAGGCAGTTGGAAAGAATTTCCCTTGTGTTAAAGCTTACAATAACAACGGATACCATAGATAACCCCTTTTATTTTTTATGGATTTCCATACCGCTGATTATCCGGTTGTTTTGTCATTGAAATCAGATTTCTTCCCTCTTCTCTGGTATAGGTAACCGTATCCATAAGCCTGCGTATCAGTAACAGACCAAATCCTCTTTCGGGATAGCTGCTGATGTCCGGAGACGGGAATTCAGGATCAAAAGGAGGATTGGAATCGCTGACACTTACAGTAAGTCTGTTGCGGTCACCATAAAAATTTATGGTAACCATGTTCTCCTGATCGGAAGCGCCCGCATAACGGACCGCATTGGTAAACGCCTCACTGACAGAAAGCTCAAAAGCATGACAGAATCCATCGGCATTATCTGCTGCGGTAAAAGATGCCGAAAATATTTCCGCAACCTTTGCGGCAGTATGTGAGGCAAGCCGAACGTATCGGATTTCCGCCGGCAGAGTCATGGTAATCATGGTGGTCATAAGCTATTCTTTTTTTTTCCGGCATTCACAGATGCGGCTTCGACATCATCATAAATATCAAATAACCGGTATGCCTGCGTTATTTCAAACACCTTTCTGACTTTCTCATTCATACAGGCCAGCTTGACATCGCTGCCTTTTTCCCTTTTTTTCCGGGCAATCTCCACCAGTGCGCCAAGACCACTGCTGTCGAGAAAATTAAGATTCGTAAGATCGATAACAAGCGGATCCTCCGTCACGGATGGAGATGTATAATTATGCAACTGCACAGATGAAGATGAATCCAGAGTGCCCTGCAAAGCGACGACGGTAATATTGTGACAAATTTTCTCAATAATAATCATAGGAAATGCTATTCATGGATTCGATTGAAAAGAGCTTTAAATGTCATGACTATATCATGCAGAGGGGCGCCATGAGCAGCATAAAAAAGCTCAACTATTGCTGTATCACCTCCGTTTACAGGCCACTCTTCAGCTTCAGCATAACTGAAAACGCCAGCCCGGTATCCCGTCATACGATCAAGAACCATCCTGCTTCCGGGCGTTGCCGCCATTGGCTGACTGCCAATTACGGCAAGTTGCCCGCCAAGCACCCTGAAAAGGAGCGGAAAACGATCAAGAGAGAGCGCAAGGGCGATCGTACCGAGCGGTCCGCTCCGCTCTATGGCAACTGTAGTCAGTGTCAACGTTTTACCTGATGAAGAAGTATAATAGGTATTTGAACTCTCATGCCATTTACCCTGCAGACGCAAAATCGGAGAAAGCAAAACAAAAGGAACAAGCATGAACGTGATCAGTATCGCAGCAACAATGCGGTGTACAAGCGCCTGAAAAACAGCTCCGCCACTCTTTCTTTTTTTTATGCCGGTCAAAAGATGCGGATCTTCCATGGCTAACGAGACTCCGCTTTCAGGTTCGATCAGGATATTTCCGGCGGCTATCCTGTTTTCCAGATCAAGATGTTCTCCAATGTAGGTATTGTCAAGCACAATACTGCCAATGACGGTGCTTTGTCGATCAATAATGACGTTACTGCCGATCACCGAACCCGGGCCAATAACCGATCCTGCAAGTAACTGAACATTATTGCCGATAATAACCGGTTTCGTTATTTCAGTGCTCTTGCTGATAACGACATTTCTGCCGATATGGCAGTCCGATTCACCGCTGTATCCTGGCAGCACATAGGGCGATGAACCGCATTTCAGAATTTCTTCAGATAATCGATAATAGACTCCTGTCGTATCAAGTCCGACAAGAGAGAGGACTGGCTGTTCGGCAAGGTAATCGACATTTTCTTTATTGCCCAGAAGCGTAAGAGATCCATGACTGCAACGCAAAAACTCACCAGGGGAACGTGAAGCAATAAATGTTTTATAATCATACTGCTTGTTATAACGGACAAAAACAAAACCGCTTATGCAAAGAATCCGATCCGTTGAACAGTATCGACGGTTTTTATCAATAACCGTATCAAGATCCTCGTCGCCAAGCATACTCGCATAACTGATCTCAACGCCCCATCGACTCCCGTTTTCGCAATACTCTTCCAGACTGCCAAGCTGGCCGTCCGATACAAAACGGATAGCCTTGCTCCCTGCAAGAATCGCAAAATCTATAAGAAATTCTGCATAAGGCTTGTTGCATACCGGAACGAGCAGTGGATGAACGCC
This region includes:
- a CDS encoding glycosyltransferase family 2 protein, translated to MVSVVIVSFNTREILSNCLHALFEHTKGIDMEVFVVDNNSHDASAAMVKSEFPSVILIANSQNLGFAAANNQAFFLARGRYIILLNPDAYIKPLSVEHCIAFMDRTPRCGLSGGKIISPEGRLEPSARRFPSALSKLLTLSGLSGKYSSSPLLNRHEFGGFAHDEAMEVDWVPGTFTIVRKEMLDAIGVFDERFYIYYEETDLCLRAKKAGWKIFFIPDASVMHIGGASSKTRKDKTFDSKASQVLAFRMRSEWLYYRKNKGLSGVVANAGVEWCWHAARYMKNLVFPAGEAEKKRSAAASVMQQIVQSLKDTKFGRVSPPTPW
- a CDS encoding STAS domain-containing protein; its protein translation is MIIIEKICHNITVVALQGTLDSSSSVQLHNYTSPSVTEDPLVIDLTNLNFLDSSGLGALVEIARKKREKGSDVKLACMNEKVRKVFEITQAYRLFDIYDDVEAASVNAGKKKNSL
- a CDS encoding glycosyltransferase, with protein sequence MKTLVVIREKDYEWLYPVFPGVHPLLVPVCNKPYAEFLIDFAILAGSKAIRFVSDGQLGSLEEYCENGSRWGVEISYASMLGDEDLDTVIDKNRRYCSTDRILCISGFVFVRYNKQYDYKTFIASRSPGEFLRCSHGSLTLLGNKENVDYLAEQPVLSLVGLDTTGVYYRLSEEILKCGSSPYVLPGYSGESDCHIGRNVVISKSTEITKPVIIGNNVQLLAGSVIGPGSVIGSNVIIDRQSTVIGSIVLDNTYIGEHLDLENRIAAGNILIEPESGVSLAMEDPHLLTGIKKRKSGGAVFQALVHRIVAAILITFMLVPFVLLSPILRLQGKWHESSNTYYTSSSGKTLTLTTVAIERSGPLGTIALALSLDRFPLLFRVLGGQLAVIGSQPMAATPGSRMVLDRMTGYRAGVFSYAEAEEWPVNGGDTAIVELFYAAHGAPLHDIVMTFKALFNRIHE
- a CDS encoding glycosyltransferase; protein product: MQSPHLIIIPSVPVWENEDNLVFDRKFYDGILFYTRKWDGQITCLMQTSSAGLPDFGIVSIKRSELPFSCMTLASGELVTEDHIRGAALVLASGDAHDQLHISALCTKTGSKCVYVIEYIPETRYQIASLSTKNPFIRLRRYFYIWFNEKKRIAAFRLSDGLQSNGTPAYYEYSKIKNNLLYFDTRVDKRNNISDGDLKKRVATLSEANPLHLAFSGRLILMKGADHLVRLALMLRDAGIPFHLAIYGVGDLEHEMREYISRNSLGGYVSMPGAVDFYTRLIPDIQESVDLFVCLHRQSDPSCTYLETLSCGVPIVGYQNRAFAGLLGLADIGWGVRLDDLEGVVTVIGHLNTHRNEIADKSEKSAAFARLHDFETTFENRITHLRSLV
- a CDS encoding serine O-acetyltransferase: MNLFGNIRADLATYEGRWSSQGFWVMIVYRFGRWRYTIRSGMIRKPFSLLYKFFEKIVEVLTGIELPCEVPVGANFRIDHFGDIIISGYARFGDNCIVRNGVTVGLKNIEEKAAPSIGSNVSIGAGAKILGNITIGNNVDIGANAVVLVSVPDNSLAVGIPARIIPKKNHGS
- a CDS encoding ATP-binding protein; translation: MTTMITMTLPAEIRYVRLASHTAAKVAEIFSASFTAADNADGFCHAFELSVSEAFTNAVRYAGASDQENMVTINFYGDRNRLTVSVSDSNPPFDPEFPSPDISSYPERGFGLLLIRRLMDTVTYTREEGRNLISMTKQPDNQRYGNP
- a CDS encoding SLBB domain-containing protein, whose product is MYRKTDVFLLTAHVSLCRRCSYGIAQHGAVLLLLSFFLFLSACSGISPVPTRTSASPEKELRAELPKKIQDFATPDKIEALTPRGYYQYRLGPGDLVSIQVWRRPELSQEGIIVSPDGFIAVPRIGSMSVLNRTQEEVRGMITRKLEVLYVKPEVTVRIQEFHNNKAFVLGRVSKPGVVNFPGKGTLLEALALAGGIPDQSKETSLTKCAIIRGNDTVIWIDLQDLLKNGNMALNSPIRNNDVIYIPEASDELVYVLGEVVTPGAFQLKNGMTVLKAVMVAGGMSKHANPEKVFVIRQQNVKGDVIMVDLKNLLQHGDFSQNFSLMANDIVYISPTGIAKFNYALEKILPSLQMLNLGTTNLESFGVMQELRKQMWGQEGFVNSSGD